The segment atgaggaataactactTCTCTCTCAAAgggttgtaatatttattcattagtagatgcaataattttttgaattaatatattCCCAAATAAACATTCTTTTCATATACACattacaattataaaaataaaaaatggtaaaaaaaataacttatctttccctcaaatttaaaaatattatttttaaggaaatataattgtataagtaagatattttaaaataaatcttaaattttattctaatgttacaactcatatccaaacttatgaatatgtttagGTATTCCATTGCacacattttattttcaataaaaaatattacaatttatGTTGTAATCTTTAGTGTAACAAATATGCATACCTAAATTATAAAAACCACAATCACTATATAAGTAAGAAAATTTTTccgtgttttaattttttttaattttaattattttcggTGGGAAGAAAGTTAAGTAATCCAAAACGTTGTGGGAGTACATCTACGAAACTATAATATTTGTGTCTATATAAGAACAATATACAGCAAAGGTGAAAACATATTCATAATACTTAGTTGAGAGCAGATCAATATCGCCGTAGCCATGGCTGTTCTTTTcaatctctttcttctttcttgcttCACTTTGCTATGCTTCACTACTAGCACAACATCCTTAACCACCACTAGTCCCACCATCACAAAACCTAAGCGATTGGTCATCAAACTCATTCACCATAACTCAATTTACTCTCCATACTACAACCCTAACGACACCATAGCAGACCGAGCTAGACATGCCATAGACAATTCAAATGCTCGTTTAGACTACATATGGAAGAAGATTCAAGGGATTTCACTAGACACAAATGATGTGCGCTCTGGTGCTATTCCTGAGGCTAAGCATTACGCATTTATGGCAAATATATCCATTGGTTCACCTCCTGTTCCGCAGCTCCTAACTATGGACACAGGCAGTAGTCTATCGTGGACTCAGTGTCAACCTTGCATTCACTGTTTTACCCAAGCTCTTCCAATTTTTAATCCACCCCAGTCAGCCACGTATAGATTATTACCTTGTTTGTCTACTATTTGCCATCAAGCTCCCAGTATGATTTGTCCAGCTTCACGTTGTGACTTCGAACAAGAATACAACGATTGCACCACTGTATTTGGGTATTTGATCACTGAAAAGATCATCTTTGAGACTTCTGATGAAGGAATAACATCGGTACCCAATTTAGTTATTGGTTGTGCATATGACGTGGGTGGTAACTTTGGTACTTTGGGTGGCCAAACTAGCGGAATACTTGGTCTTGGCGCTCAGATGACATCATTGGTGAGTCAACTGGGTTCTAAATTCTCTTACTGCTTTGGTTCTATATGGGATCTTCAGTATAGTCATAATCAGTTGACTATTGGAGATGGAGCAAAAATAGAAGGCCCTTCTAccccaattaaaatttttggtggCGATTACTATCTAACCTTAGATAGCATCAGCGTGGGTGAGAAAAAGCTAGATATTTCTCCTCAAGTGTTTAAATTGACTGAAGAGGACACAGGTGGAGTCATTATTGATTCAGGGTCAACACTTACTTATTTAACAAAAGCTGCGTTCGATCCACTTAAAGATGAAGTGCTAAGCTTAATGGATGGCTTGGTACAATTCGTCGGGACGCTCCATTCAAGTCCTTGCTTCACGGGGGTTATTGATCGTGACCTTGCTGGGTTTCCAGTAGTTACCTTTAACTTTGCAAATGGGGTTGACGTGGCTTTTAGATGTAAAGAGCTTTTTTCGGCCGACAGGTCCAAACAAATTTTGCATGGCTGTGACTCCGAGTATTGCCGCCAACTTGACAATGATTGGAGCATTGGCTCAACAAAGTTATAATATTGCCTATGACCTTTTTGGGAATACAGTTTCCATACAACGGATAGACTGTGCACTATTAGAGTGagatgttatttatatttttaaattttcaaaattttctataacaagatgttatttttctttatttctgatatttgggggagttggtaattttttttttagaagaaggtTGTTGATTCTATTTAAGAGAAGCCAAATCGGCTAGGAATACAGCATTGATGTGAGGATGAACATCCTCCATtcagggggggagggggggaacAAGGCGATGGTTTGCCCATTAGGTAGAGTTGGTAATTAAGTATAACTGGATAATTTCTCACGCGATACATGGATATTTTGCAAATtaatttgaaacaatttttatattttttaagacctatatataatactaattttgctgcataaaattttctttttaccaaaatatttcaaaatactttgaaaatcaattttctaattaattcatattttataaataataaaaattttcatagaATTGGTTTCGTAATATTGAGTGGAATTGCTATactaatctaaatttttgagGTTGGAATAGTCAAGTTTTTTGACATTTGTAGGAGACTAacattttacttatttttttactttattttttaaaattaattaaatgattttgaaatttagaatttataaatttaaattcaaagcATAAAATACTTTCATATCCTAAAAGTCAAAAATTCCAGTAACCTCCCAAATACTTCCTCAACTATTCCATTTTCATAACCAAATATCGAGCATCATATCTCAAACACTCATTTCATTATCTCAACAAAAAATCATTTGTAATTACTGGCATATAGAGAATGtgataaaataaaggaaaaatggttaaaaacattttcatttatCAAGATTTAATTGCCTTTAGCAAAGCTtccacattaaaaaataaagcaagACACTCTAAAATCACcattaacttttacttttatcatcATGGCTCGTATTGATATTGcactaaataacaataaataaattttaaaaattaaaacctataTATTATGAgttctaaaacataaaaaaaaaaaaaatgtaactaatCTCATCAATAATcacttagaaattttctttctatttctttttagttctaaaacaaaatacaaccaccgcacacccttggtgcgatggtcactccacaagtatatgTGCTTGTGAGATGTGGGGTGTGAGGTATGGGGGGCAAAGGCTGGGGTTCAAGTTTCCAAGaaagagcttcacacacatatacatttaaattaggttagagtagaatttatatcttgtatcaaaaaaaaaaaaaaatacaaaatacatttaTGATATTCCCACACCAAACACCCAAAGACCCAAAGCAATTATATACTTTACAGAACCCACAATATTTGACCTCAATATCAAAACCATTATCAGctcttaacaaataaaaataaaataaaataaaaaagcaagcTCTCTTCCTCTGTTATAGTAAACTCACATGGGTTAAGGTTAGATGGAACAACGAAGTTGGAGCTAGATATGTGTCATTGAAAGGATGAAGATAATTGACATTATTTTTAGTCTAGATGTATTGAAGATGAGATGGCATGAAAGGTtgttggttatatatataaaggagtaaAAGTGCAAGGGATTTATATTGAAACATTgaatcaaagaaaacaaaaagtctaACAAAGaatctttattctttaataataaataataataaaaagtcttgaaacattgaaccaataACACAAAAAGTccatattttttgttcttatcttgtGGCTTAAGtatatttcaattctcttttcAAAGAGTGTGCCACATGACAGAAACTCATGTTTTCCCACATAAAatctctacttttatatatatatatatatatatatatatagacacacacatatTGATTATGAGATCTTTTTTTCCATTAATCTAGTCTTGTTtagtgtatttattttttataatagttttcAGAATGTTCCTCATTGCATATTTAGTACTATCATCCAGAGCAAACATCCTAGATCAAaactctttataaaaaaaataataaaaaataaaaataaaaaagtgctaTGGATCCTTGAATTAAATTGAAGCTTCCACCGCTAATGATCTACTTAGGTATTAAGAAcgtccttaattttttttcttcttttttcatacTTTATTTGTTGCCAAAACACTCCCACAAACTTAAAACCCCTAATTCCTGTCTCATTTTCCACCAACCAAACAAACTTTGTAACAAattcacaataaaaataaatatatctaACTTTGCaaccaaataaattataaagaaaaaaaaaagtagagaagatTTGTTTAACCATTCCATATTTCCATTGTGCCCAATGGGAGATTAAGTACAACCCAATTTGGAATTCAATACCTCGATTTCACTCTTACATTTTctcataaaccaaaaaagaaaaaaaaaaattccacataaaaataaaccacccaaaaaaaaaaaaaaatcaaacacttaGCACCTTTAGAGTATTCACATCAATCTCCTCAAATGTTTAGCTAAACTAACCCAAAAAGCTCCACTTTCTCTAGTTTAACtatctatgttttttttatagtcaGTCATCCATCTCAATATACTACATcactatttcaattaaatattatcttttatattcatatttttaacCCCAAAATTCACCACCACCCATCACAACCACACCACCATTgatctggattttttttttttttttaataatatcattaagCTATACAAAACTCTGGGTGTGCCATTGTTGATGAGTAGGCATTTTACTGGCAGTAGAAGTCATTCTAAAAACATTAGACAATATTACTTTAGGAACAACTAACATTAGACAATATCACTTTAGTAACAACTAACATCTTATACTTCGATTTGGGTCTATGGAAACAGTTTTGAATCGTTCCTCGTAGCTGTGGTGGTTCCTGACAGAAAGGCATTACAGGATTGGGCAACAAACCATAATGTCACTGGTGATTTTAATTCATTATGCGAAAACTTGAAGGCAAGGAAATACATTTTAGATTTGCTTAATAACACTGGTCACAAAAGCCAGCTTCGAGGTTTTAAGAAGTTAAGAGCAGTCCATTTGGAACCAAATCCCTTTGACATGGAGAGGGATCTGATAACACCAACATTCAAATTGAACAGACCACGATTGCTCAAGTACTACAAGGACATTGTTGATCAGTTGTACAGTGAAGCCAAGTGAATAAGAGTGTGAGAACAGCATTGGCAGCTATAACCTGGAATCCAGAGATTACCAATTTGTGGTAGTTTgccaaatgtttttttattttatattttatcctatgaagcacgggtgcgtttcgggactcgggtgcgggtgcgggtgcgggtgcgcgcggcgggactcggcgattaaaaaattattaaaaatatttttatttatat is part of the Quercus robur chromosome 9, dhQueRobu3.1, whole genome shotgun sequence genome and harbors:
- the LOC126701113 gene encoding aspartic proteinase CDR1-like, with protein sequence MAVLFNLFLLSCFTLLCFTTSTTSLTTTSPTITKPKRLVIKLIHHNSIYSPYYNPNDTIADRARHAIDNSNARLDYIWKKIQGISLDTNDVRSGAIPEAKHYAFMANISIGSPPVPQLLTMDTGSSLSWTQCQPCIHCFTQALPIFNPPQSATYRLLPCLSTICHQAPSMICPASRCDFEQEYNDCTTVFGYLITEKIIFETSDEGITSVPNLVIGCAYDVGGNFGTLGGQTSGILGLGAQMTSLVSQLGSKFSYCFGSIWDLQYSHNQLTIGDGAKIEGPSTPIKIFGGDYYLTLDSISVGEKKLDISPQVFKLTEEDTGGVIIDSGSTLTYLTKAAFDPLKDEVLSLMDGLVQFVGTLHSSPCFTGVIDRDLAGFPVVTFNFANGVDVAFRCKELFSADSFESFLVAVVVPDRKALQDWATNHNVTGDFNSLCENLKARKYILDLLNNTGHKSQLRGFKKLRAVHLEPNPFDMERDLITPTFKLNRPRLLKYYKDIVDQLYSEAK